ATTTATTCATATCTGAAGTTTTTACTCGTGCCATTATTCatcttaatattatttataaaatgtacgTTATTACTGTTTGAAGCTTGTGTGCGCGACCTATAAAAGCTCAACACAGCAATATATGTCtaaatatacatgtgtatgtatataatatgtatgcgCTCCATATCATACGCAAAAGACGTTAGGGTGTGCGTcgctgtcgtcgtcgctgcCTGCAGCGTTTTCGCAGTCAATGGCAGCGTTGACTGCGACGTCGATGTTTGCCTGCGAAACCCAAACAACAGTCAAAGTTCTAAACTCACCGCGTGCGGATCGCCGCCTTTAAAATTGTGACAACACACAATtactaattaatatatttaattagcaaaacaaattaaaaataaaacatttgtataaataactGCATGTGCGAAAAGCTTAAAATCTAAGCATTGTCGggtttgattgattgatgaaATGAGCCTTCAGTGATAAGCAAGcgacaaagcaacaacaagcataataaattgtaagaaGTGCAAGGCATGCCCTCGATATGCGCATAAATCATATCTTGATAGCTTTTAAGTTCAAGTGCGTACTGtgataatttcaaaatatatatttttcggATACCTGCAACTCAGCCCTCAGCACGAGTTGCTCTGTcgtaaacaaaagccaacagcaagCAGAACTTATGACTCTGACTCCAGTGCTCTAGTGTTAATTCGTGGTTTCGACATAAAACTGCGTTCGGCTTGCTTGAGGTTACTGACTGACATGGGTTACTAGGGGGGCGGAGCGGGATCGTTTAGCTGCTGTGTAGATAACGAAGCGTCACGCGTATCGCCATCAacatcataaatttatttgcatacgATAATTTCTTTATTGCACTATCGACACTCCATACGCTGTTGAGGCATGagaacaaatatttaaaaatatggaACATTACAGCTTGGCACATGTCACGGGGTTTTGTAGTCGGAGAGTTGTAGTTGAAGCTAGTAGTACACACAGTCGGAACGACATTTTGTCTTCCTGACAACTGTTCAAACATTGCTGagcaaattttttgttatttttatacattatttatttacatttggacttttttcttttttgctttcgcGAACTTCTGGGCAATCAAGGCATGccgtaattaattttgtttgcattgtacTCAaggcaataataacaacaacaactccaaTAGCACATACCAAACTGTGAATCAAACGCACAAAGTTGCGATAAAATGTTGGTCAACTTGTAGTGTGATCCTATCAGTTCCCTAGGGCACAAAGGCAACCGATTCACAGAGCAACTGGAAATCGCTTCAGATTAGTGATAAGTCTTTTATGCTTATATTGCCGGATAAACGTTCTTCAGCTACCCACGCAATTACCATAACTATTATCAGATCGAGAAGCTTTTGTGTCAAaattcttcattttttttaaatggaaAATGTCATTTTTTTCCGATCGGCTAAATAACTTTGCACATATTCATATTTCAAAATTCACTTAAGTGcgttctttttatatttatttatttattcccGAAGAGGAGTAAAGTATAGACCACCAGTCCTGCGCTGAGTAGAAGAGGGCTTCAGCACCTAGGATATGCCTTTCTCAACAGTCTGCTGGAGTTATCCGATTTAGGATTTAATCAAATTCCTCGTTTCTTATTCTTAAATAGTGTTTATTTAGCAGGCTCTACTCAGTTGAGCAGTTGCCTTGTCATTCTACTATAGCCTACCTAAAATTGTAAGTTATAAATCAAGATATAAGATGTAAGATATAAATCTGTCCCAATTATTAGTTGTTAGTTACTATTAGTATTAGTTTACATATTTGAAAAACCGAAGTGAAAAATACCATGTAATATAAAAagataaaagttaaaaacGTCCTCAATCTTTTCAATCTTAAGAATTTTGAGTTTAAGGTTCAAGAGGGAATGGATGCTATTGTTAAAAATACGTGCAGATTATCAGAATGATAAGCTAAAGCCACAAATAACTGTAttagcagcatttatttatactgtTGATCGTAGCGATTAGCTATCTTTTTAATAAATCCTAACCAGACACAATATGCGAATAGGTATCGTAGCTTTCCCCAGCTGCTTATCAAAATGAGAGATAAAAGTGTTGGGGCGTGTTTACATGGCTGGTATTTGGGAGCTTAGAAGTTGAGGCGACCTGACGTGAAAATGACGCTTCAGCTTgtctgtggcagtggcaatggTACTGACACTAtcattttagcatttttggTTAACTTTTTAACGATTTATGAGCTGTCACGAGCTTGGGTATTGGGTATGGTATCTGACCAGTAGAGGCTTGATATGGGCGCGATTGCGGGGCCACATGATTTATGAGCAGCTGATGATGAATTGCAAGCGAGTTGATGGCAATCAAACGATTGAAAGCCTTAAATCGATGGACCTATGCTCAACAAAATAGTCAAATATTAAACACATGTGTGGCATAACGCTGAAGTAAATTGGCCGCCCACTAGAAGTAGCCTGGTTTATAATGATTTGATTTACAGTCGCGTGCAAAAATCACCGATTAAACTCAAACACGGACATTAAGAGATTTATGTGGTCGAGTGCAGCAATTGAACGATAAAGTAACAGCGATAAGCTCAAGTAAAAGTGTGGACTGAATGAATAGTTGGGTGTACTATGTCTTGAGGGGAATGGTGGTGTTTGTTTTCTATATGACCAATATATCGAGCAATTATAGATTGCCCACAATGATGAAATGTGGATAGTAGTGGCTGACTAATGACTAATTGGGGCTCTACCATAATAAATGCCGTGGTTCCCCCAAATGTGTGAAAGCTCGGCAGTAAAATGGCCAATTACAGACATGGTTTATCTTTGAGACAGAGCTCGGTTACAGCATGTAGATAAGTGAGGTTAACTAGATTAGATATGCGCTTGAGCCACTTGACTAATGCGCACTGCTATGACTTTATCCTTACAGTTGCCCAACAGACCTCCTGGCAATAAGAATCGACAGCGCAACACACCCAGCCGCTTGGAGGAGCAGCTAACCAAACAGGAGCGCCCCACTAAGCTGCCACTGGTAGGCACCTTGGTGCACAAGGCGTTGAGGGCACGCAACACAACTATCAAGAGCGattccaacaacaacaacaaccaccaccacGATCACCACACTGATACTGAAATGGTTTTGCCATTCGGTCTAGGCCCTGATGGCCATAACGTAGATGCCATACAAAGCGCGCCCACGCCCAGCGCACCGCCTGCACACTTGGTGGCGCCACCTCAGTACGCTCGCGGACAGACCAACATATACACTGGAGTGCCAATCATCGTTAATCCCTACATAGACTTCATTGTGGTGAACGGCGATGACCGCTATATGATACGCTGCGAGCGCAAGTCAGTGCTGGAGCGCAGCGTGGAGCTGGCCAAGCTAATACACGCGGGCCCCAACAGCGGCAGGAAGAGCGACAATCACTTCCAGATACTCAACGTAGACAAGAACGACTTTGAGCTGATTGTGCGCTACATGGAGAAGCACTTTATACCCTATCGCGATCACAAGCATCTCTTGAAGATTCTCGAGCTAGCTGATCGCTTCAATGTGCCCGATCTAGTGAGTAGCCAAAGACCTGCCACAAGCCAACCAACGATTTACCAAATTCCTCTTTAGATTATATTCTGCATACGCGAGCTTGACCTGAGCATCTCCAGCGCCACGGCTCTGGACATATACAAGACGCTGTGGTTCTACCAGGGCATAGCGCTGACCGACCAGCACCGCCAGACGGTGATCACCACTCAAGAGACTGGACAACAGCTGGCGCGTAAGGCGTCCAAGGCAAAAGCAGCTGCGGCCGCGGCAAAGCTGCATGAAAATGGCGCCGACGGCGACAGCGCACAGACAAATCTCATACCCAACCCCAATCCGTTTACCACCGAGGACTACGGCGTTGCGCTGCTCCACAACACACTCCAGCTTATAGACATGCATGCCGAGCTGCTGCTCTCCATGCCCGCCATCTGCGATCTGCGCTTCGAGGAACTGGAGACGCTGGCCAAGCGCGATACGCTGCAGCTCCACTCAGAGCTGACTCTATTTAAGTGCCTAGCCTCCTGGAGTCTGGCGGAGTGCGCGCGCAAGAATCTCGATGCCACACCAGATAATCGGCGAATGGTGCTAGGACCGCTTTGCCTCACGCCGCGTTATCTGCGCATGACTGCGGCCGAGTtccgcagctgctgcgaaCGATTGGAGCTACTGCCGCCGCTAGAGACGTCGCTCATTACCGATGTACTTGATGGTAAGTTTCTCACAAATGCCACTAGTTCCGCTATATTCAATTTAACGGCTTTGCAGGCAAGAAACCAAAGAACCTTACAGACCAGCAGGCAGACCTGCTGGAGAAGTTTCGCACGCCACGTGCCGAATACGCCCGCATGCCTGTGCATCTAAGCGATCGCAGCAGCCCCAAGAACTATCCAAAGAAGATGCGTTTGGCGCACGAAGGTCGGCCCACGGAGGAGGGCTGCTGGGAGAAGGTGGGCATGAACTGCCTGCGCGTGTTTGTTTGCATCTTTGATTGATCTAAAACTTGATTCTGATGCTGATCCTGAGGCGCTGCTGCCgattcgctgtcgctgctaaGGACACAGTTCCCACATAGACTTGTTGCATTAACGAATATTAGCGCTTATGAATTACTTATAGTTAAtgattataaatgtttagtcTTATggccaatacacacacacccacatacaAACACAGTTATGACCAGAATACTGGCCCCCTGCGCTGGCCTTGTCTGGGCTGGCAGTGATTTTATAGCAGCCGTTTCTaacatatataactatattatattatatggtATAATActgttacatacatacgtatttaGCAAAACATAGGTTTAACTGTCGCCGATTGGGTTTTTGTAATTACTAGTCAATGAAtgaaaccaaaagcaaaaaccaaatCAAGAATTAACATTTAACTATTGAACAATTCATGAAACAAAAGATGAACAACTTTTATACAAactttatgcaacattttgtagcTGGACTCAAAATAGAAAATAcaacaagaaaacaaacaaattaattgcccCATAGGGCAGTACTGCATACTGATAAGCATTTATCACTCACATAAACacgtgtatatgtatttaaccAATCACCAATtgatatatagtaaatatagtGCAAATTATGAGCCGTTCatagcaaaaattgtttataaataattttaattgttgtgcgAATATtagcaaaaaatgaaatatgcaagTCAGATTATGGCAAAAAGAATTTTGGAATTTATATGCTGCGTTTTAATCgaatctgttgctgttgctcggtTATTGGCTTTAACTTCTGTATCCAGGTGATGAAGAAAAttagcaaatagcaaacataacaataacaatcagTTAACCATTAAGCATAgactaattaaatgcaacacatttaaattgttaacagaaaatgcatttttatatattacttGTACTTCCataaagacacacacactcaaatgCATAagctttaatgcaaataattacgCTTATgttgcgcacacacataaacaattacaacaataacaaattgcccgtgcattcaaacaaaactatttaaataaaatatgtacacaattttctaaaaatatatttatagtttctTTTAACTTGTTTTCTCATTAGCTTGTACAACCAAATAAAAACCCGCCCTTTTCAAATCGGGACTGGCAACCCATTTGAACTTTTTCCGCTGTTAACTCACTGTTGAACATCAACAGTTTTTAACAGTGCTCATTAACAGCGCTTTAGCAGAGCTTGAGTTCGCCGCAATGTAAAAATTTCCTCGAGCGAAATGGTTACGCgctaaatttgtaaatttaaaaagtatgcTGCCacaataagaaaaattaacaataaccATTAAGTAGTCAGGAAACGGACTAAATAAATGgtcaaataaatacaatttattcaataacttttaatgcttcttaataactttttgtttatgttgtacatatttatttacgtatttatttgcttactgTGCATACAtagctatataaaaaactttacagaataaatactaaacatttattttcccAAACGAGCTTTATCAACAGAATTTATCATTCACTTTAATCTGATGTTGTTTAcgttcgtttacttttatttattagtgaTGTCAGCAactgtatcgtcagcaaatGTGGATGTTGTTAGTTTTTCAAAGAAATTTGATAGGCATGATGGTAGGCTTATAGATCTTTAGGAGAACGGAATTTTCTGACCTTTGCCTGTCTTcggtatcattattattattgacttttttCATCTCTCTGGGATGTAACAAAGCTTGGTGATGGCATTGAAGAGCTGCGCGATAtgggagctcaataatcatCTTTGGTATTATTTGGTCGAAGCCTGGATTGCTGGATTGCTGgctttaataattgcattataaagCCGCTTTCCTTTTGGAGTCACGAGACGAGATCCCCAGTGTATGGATGGTTTGCATTGTAATCTCCTGCTACTATGAAATGATCTCCTAGTAATTCGAAGAACTGCATAAACTCTCCTTCAGTTATAGCGAAATGGGGGCTGGGGTAAGTTGTTTACCACTGTCcaattttattcttattgttgtggcttgtaaaAATTTTCTGCAAACTCCTGTGAaacgccattagcattccACGTGGATATACGCCTTTGATTACTTGGACGGATGTGAaactaacatttgtatcaagagGTTCTGATTGCGTAATCAGAACCTATGCAAGATCTAATGCGTATTAGATATTTCATAGGTGTCCGCATGAAGGACTGAACTCCATAATGCTTTGATGTAGGCTGGAGAATAATGCCTCAAGGTTGTTTTGTTGGTGCTCCATAAGCTGGTTATGATTTGTCGTTCATGTCCTGAGTGAGGtgcatttgatatatttaaggCAGGGGGGTTCAATCCTGATTTTAAGACACTTGCAAATGTCATATTTTTCCTTGTTGAGGATCCGGTCAGTCAAACGACGATCTGACTGATTATGAAGAGAAGACGGTTGTATGCCGTACGTTTGCGGAGCGCGGCTTGGTCACTCGCTGGTGGATTCGACTATTCAATTCCTTATATATTGGGGAAGGCTCTATTTTTAGTTGTGTGAGTACCATGTTGCACCTTTTAGTGTCGTTAGGTTTAAGTGGTTCTTCTACAGTGATTCTACAatgcagtagaaactgaagtttgtaGGAGGCAATCTGATGTGCTAGGTTGGCGGTAGACGGTTGAGTTAGAGAACGTGCGATGTTGAGCGAGACTCAAGATTTATTGAAACGTTGGGCGCTGGCGGCTAGTCAATGGGAAACACAAAAAAGTTTCGTggtttttacttatttatttgtaggattaataaaatttaatttggtgTTGTAACTTATCACATGTACGGTCTGCACGATGTCCGGGGAAAAAGAGAACGAGCCACGGACGGGAAGCGCCCGCGCTAGGGACTTCTGGGCGGACGATCGACAAGATGAGCTATTGGTGGCGGtcgcaattatttaatttattaagttgagttgatctaccatcttatactaatcgactaattttaattaatctcccGTCTTTAGCTAACCGCCGGATTATGTTAGGCGtcatgtttataattaaattagttaaggAGGAAATTACttgttgagtcaacttaatttctcagttcctgtaaggtatactcgaaattttgttcctttatcacttaacgtttgtacaactaattattcactgcatgaaCCCCTTCGAttactctgtgctgattacaagaaactttattctgttattAACACAGAGGCCTCTGATTGTACTAATACtgaaagatttattttaacttttttaactattaataattaacactaacccagaccgGATTGGGTTTCCCCCAATCctagcaacaaatgttgggtctgtttaacactttCAATCTATAGGTTTAtcaactttaaaaacaaaaacataattttaaatacttttaaatttacttttaaatattttatgtaatctttttcttttatcgtcgactgttcatagttgacattaaataagtaaataaataaataaaatataaaaaaaagaaataaagtcGGATTTGCTAAAACAAAGGGACTTAGATAATTATCTTTGGTTTTGCTCAATTACTTAGTTATTTCGATTACTTATAAAGgaaaaataagaataataatgtaattaatattcatgtatattgaataatttaaaagaaatactgcattatttttcaattacttaCAACTGTAATCATtagttacaaaaaataattagccTGGATATTATATAGTCATTACGATTAAGTGTCAAAAGtagtttaacaaaattttaacagAACTCGATGAACAAGACCAAgttattatttcttattttaatcAAGTAAAACAAACCATTTCTATGGTAATACGTAGTGagtatctttatttttattaaatatttaatatttgcgtACACTCAATGTTATAATGgactatttaattattattatttaatacatatgACAAGCTTTTTggatttaaattacatttcatAGGGTGTTATTAACCATGTTTCATGTTATTAGTGAAAAGAGAAAAGCTGTGCCAAACTATTCCCATCTCTTGCGATTAGCAAATTAGCACTACAAACTACATGCTGGTTACTTAATTCCGGCTTCCCGAAGCGTATGCTGGAGCGGTACTTTTAGTTTCGATACACAGTTTAATCTGCTCGCATTCCAAAGCGAGCAAAACATATTTACGCATAAGCTGACCAAGTCTAGACTCCGGACTTTATTTTGGACCAAGCCACtaatacagacacacacaactgcaacacacaaacataagCAGTCATTACGTGCCTTGGTACTCTGAGCATTAACGTAGCATACATTTGGGGGTACACCGCAAATGCACTCGTCCAagctcacacgcacacacacatacacacacacacacagatggaCTTCTGGCTCATGtggaaatgcaaaataaaaacaacaacaatgaccacacgcacacacacatataagtAGTCGTTGTGCACTGCTTGTCGTGGCAGGCAAGCTctgcaaaatttatgattttatttcaCGCTTGCTTTTCATTAACGTTAGACTCTTGCTAaagttgctgttattgttactgttgttgttgtcaaaaattataacttacttttgttgttgccgtgcTATTCCCAGTGCCACGTACGCTTCGCGCGCTCTTTCTCTGACGCTTgttaacctttttttttgcaagttgcttttatcaatttgttgttgttggtgctgcttcTTCCACTAATTTGTGCGCACAGACGATGACAGTGGGCCGTGGCGGGGACTAGTGACGCTGTCGGTGTTGTCGGACTGCAGGCCCTAGAGTCAAATTTCCGGAAAAGTTATGCAGCAGTCGCCACGAAACATGGCACatgtagcagcagcacatttagttgccacatttttttgttttgttgctgctcggttttttcttcttttctagctaagcgcaaagcaaattgctgaGAGATGCGGGGCGGCGGtggactgctgctgcactggcCGCAGGCAGCCTCAACTGAccgcatatataattattttatatgaaacaTGTATGAGCGTGACCTCATGCGCTGGTCAGGTCTCTGCACTAAGGCAGAGGCTACTCAAGCTAACATTCGCataattttgcacaaaaatcAGCAAAAGTGAATTAGTGCGGAGCACTAAAGCTGGCAGAGGGGCAGCGGGGAGGGCGAGAGTGCGCATATAAACCTGCATTGCAGTTGGTAGCctaatgaaaattgttgtgaaataaatcattttaaataattttcatttctacatatcgctgcacacacacgcacacacacacacaccagcgCTGTATGCATGtctgtgggtgggtgggtgtgagTATGTGTTGgcttttaaagtttaaattgaaatgaaagccAAGTAGCTGCAATGGACTTTGCACTTTGCCTGTTACTTCAGCCGTGTCTAACTTTTTTGCAGCTTGCTAAATTGCGCTAACTGACCAAAGCGGAAGtttcaattacacacacactcacatagtTTGTTTGGCAGGCAGAAGGCCAATGCAAATAGAGCATTGCagttagtatgtgtgtgatgTAGCCAAAGCCCTCTGGCAGCATTGACctacactgcgtatgcgtgcTTTGATATGACTCATACGCCCCATGAGCCACTGTCCTACCCCAAGTTGCAAGGCCACAAATCTGTGTTAGACCAACAAAAGCAGAGCTAGTTTGAtagaaaaagcagcagcaaatttgcagcagctcgtTGTGACCAAATTATAGCACAAAGTTGGCACATTACTTGCAGCGTCAAAAGGAATTTAATATCCAGTTTAACTAATGGGCTCCgtctacagcaacagcaacagcaacagcaacagctaacaGGCAGTTCGGACAGGGGCAGAGCGTGAGCGACTCGCAGCATGGTTCGCAGCAGACGCAATTCGATTTAAATGAATACCATAATCAAGTGCCCGCCTAGCTGTAGGGTATGCTTGGCGTACCTAAAACGGATATTACTTTATCAAGCGGCATAAAAAATGAGCCAGTCGGCCAAATCGGAGTCGAGGTTACATTCAGTTGCGCGCGCGCGAGAGAGAacgagacagcgacagcgaaaaAAACGGAAGCAATCAGCGAAATTTATTGTAGAGTCTCCTTTTCGGCGTAACTGATGAAGTGAGAAACTGAAAGACAgtcgagcaacaacaataccaAGCAGGCAATATAAACAAGTTGGTGGCATACGGGGGTCGGGGAGTTGTTCGAAGTTGTTGCATGGACGGAAGCGACAGCTGCTTCTAACTGTAAGAGCTTGTCTCTCAATCCCCTACCCCTACCCTTTAACAACTCGAAGCTATTGCTGCAAAACGCGTCTTAGAGCGCGGCTTCATCTTTTTCTTGTGGcatgctgctttttattgctttatttttgtgccTTTAGCTGCGCAGCGCTTAAATCTAAAAAGCACTGAGAAATGTGCTTATATACCGCTTAcacttacacatacacatatatacatacagcTATGGCGCACcatttgaatgcaaatgcagcaaccgGAAATGAAACCGACAATGCCACTTATTTATCTTTGTACTTGCGGCTGCGATTTTGTTGCGGCTTCAAGCcctgccaattgttgttggaGTTATTCCTGTTACTgttactattgttgttggtgttgctgttgctgttatttgaattgttgattttgttatttcatttttgaGCTTgtggctttttaattaaacgatTTAGTTTGTTGATTTAGCCAAcagttgaaattttaatttgtaaataattagcGTGAATTTCGTCCCTGATAAATATCCAGTTGCCTATGAAAAAGCGCCAACGAGCCTACTgcaattaacatatttatgaaaaatggcaaacaattatAATGTATTGACGTTAGCATTAAATAGTTGCACAAACAGCTGATTTTGGATAATAAATGGCGTTAGTTAAGCTTAAATGAACGACatacattaaacatttaattcagactttcaacaataataataatcagcatatttttcatttttattattcgaCTTTATAAGTTATATTTTCTGCTAAAATGTTGGAGCagttaagcaatatttaatgaaaatcaTTTATCAAATCTCTTACCCATGCACACAGATTCTTTATTAATTACCGACTGCAATATattgttgcaatatttaattatcatattttctttgttataatgtttatttaagttCTTGTTCACAATGTACTCTTACGTTATATAATATTGCCTATAAAAAGCACTGAATTTcgtaaaatgtatttattttatttaaatattttatgtcaACTATGGACAGTTGAAAAACAATGCTtacaaaaaatacttaaaattaattaacctaaatataatatttaaatataagtgtgtcttaagaagaaaaaaaaataaagacccaatatttgttgcaaaatcCCAAAATCCCAATCATATCTTGTGTTGTGTTAGTTACGAAAGATTCTGTGTGTGATTCAATGAAGACTGTTCTAATCCTCCACAGACCACTCGGAGGAGTTCATGAAAGGAATAATTAGTTGTACAAGCTTTGAGAGACATTAAGAAGTCTGCTAGAGTAAGGAGGTAAATTTAAACCTTAAAGTCTTCCAAGGAAATTTTCTCACGTTTTATCTGACCTgagaaataaatcaaatatcaTATTCTTAAGCAGTTATcctaacaataataacagaTAAACCTTTAATTTCCaagtatttttcaaaatatttaaatggtaattttcttttgcactttaacatttttatataaaagagtATCAAGAAgttgtgtaaatatatataacagagAGAAGGAGGTGTGGCAGATCATATAAAGAATATTCTTGATTAGTAGGACAATCTGAGTCTATAAAGTCATGCCAAATTTGTAAAGTAGGTGCGACCATACttgatttttctttaatttcctTCACCACCCCGCGATCGGATAAAAGTTGTAATGAAATCGTAAAAAAATCGGACTTACCCCACAATTTCacaaatctaaaataaatcacacaagCAGATTATGTTATCGACTGATTCCTAGTTTCAAAACGGTCGGAGTTACATATATTCTATAgtctatattaaattttacatataaaCTAGACATGCATATAACACATATAAACTACGTTAGCTGAAGCGGCATACAAAGCTACCAGTTTCTAGCCTTGTGTGTGGGAGGTTCTAATTTGAAAATCGGAATGATTATGAGCAGCCATCAAGCTACGCTCATGCAGAACAAACTGCATTGTAAAGTTGGAATGGCCTATTTATGAGTATGAAAATAACTGAccataagaaaaataaataggaATAAGGAAATGAAAGCagctaaaagaaaaagcaacacaaactcCCATAATGTTGAAATGAAATCatgaaaaaatattcattgattttctt
The DNA window shown above is from Drosophila busckii strain San Diego stock center, stock number 13000-0081.31 chromosome 3L, ASM1175060v1, whole genome shotgun sequence and carries:
- the LOC108601099 gene encoding uncharacterized protein LOC108601099, with the protein product MDQNSGNSSLGNLLPNRPPGNKNRQRNTPSRLEEQLTKQERPTKLPLVGTLVHKALRARNTTIKSDSNNNNNHHHDHHTDTEMVLPFGLGPDGHNVDAIQSAPTPSAPPAHLVAPPQYARGQTNIYTGVPIIVNPYIDFIVVNGDDRYMIRCERKSVLERSVELAKLIHAGPNSGRKSDNHFQILNVDKNDFELIVRYMEKHFIPYRDHKHLLKILELADRFNVPDLIIFCIRELDLSISSATALDIYKTLWFYQGIALTDQHRQTVITTQETGQQLARKASKAKAAAAAAKLHENGADGDSAQTNLIPNPNPFTTEDYGVALLHNTLQLIDMHAELLLSMPAICDLRFEELETLAKRDTLQLHSELTLFKCLASWSLAECARKNLDATPDNRRMVLGPLCLTPRYLRMTAAEFRSCCERLELLPPLETSLITDVLDGKKPKNLTDQQADLLEKFRTPRAEYARMPVHLSDRSSPKNYPKKMRLAHEGRPTEEGCWEKVGMNCLRVFVCIFD